In the Primulina tabacum isolate GXHZ01 chromosome 15, ASM2559414v2, whole genome shotgun sequence genome, ttaaaaatggagCTGAATCGAAATTACAATCAAATGCTGAGCAAAATTCGTGGCCGGACAAAGGCCTGCGTCTCGGATTCGGAACCGTGGTGGCGGAGGTTGTGTACTTGGCAAAAGGGGAGCATCGTTCGTGACAACATGAGATGGTCGAGTATGCCCAAAATTCTTTGATATTTTGCATTGTCCTGTCCAATTTCCATGATGCTCTGCCGGCAATCCTCATGCGTCACGACGGCGCATGCATGAACTTACAAAGCTTCACtggaaaataatttgaaaaggcTTGAGAGGATATAAATTATTagcattaaaaatattatattaaaagaatatatttttccaaaaaaatataGTAAATGATAGGTGCTAGAAAAAGGCCTTCTAGGAAAAGTTAAAAAGGGGAAAATTGCAAATTGTCGATCTTTGTGTTTTTTcgataaattatattttcaaaatttcaattttaatatatttttttttatgtttgcaGTTTTTTTACCAACAAGCACTCAAGTAGTGCTATTATGAGGACAACATGACACTGAAGTGTCTCATTAGCATTTTCGatgaaatattaataaaattgacaaaattttaaagattCAAGATTAAATCTAAAATTTAACAACATAGATGATCAAATTACGAAAAAACTCTTAAAAAAATATACCAACGACCAGATCGGTTGTTATTGAGGTTCTTGTATAGAGTAATCGAGtatatgaaataaatttttattttcagagAAACCTATCTAAATCAGGCAAAACtacaaaatcatatcaaacggTTGGTATGTATTGGTTTACCCAattatgatttgaattgattttaaaatcaacCAATTCGAAACAATTTGGTTTGATTTGAAGCTTAGGGGGAAGACAACGTTCATTTCCAAAATGTTACTTGATACCTCATGGATGGACCCACTACCtctggcccatccctagcccaaaaagaagacaagcccatcaagggcccatgtattctcctataaatatcaggtttgagcgtatgataattcattcactatattgtttttagcagcacccttagctgttccatttatatcctcagtctctaaCTTGAGCGTCAgtggggctacgccaggataccctcctggcccccttctaacggtcttcttcgtgatttcaggctcaggacaatTTCAAAACCCTGCGTCTGTACTAGTAACGCTTGtcggaatcggaccctaaatttcccgtgagtatcacttggcgccgtctgtgggaaagtttgagttgagacgtagagatggtagacaagagagggagtagaagagctacctcagcatcatcgcgtcctcaaaagggacccgaacaatctcatgttgagacaagacAGGAATAACCGTATCTTGAGACGAGACAGGAACAATCTCGTCAAGAGACAAGAGccgaacaacctcgtcaagagaccagggtcgagcaaccccgtcctaatgaaaatgtggggaacttgaccctggagcagTTGGGTCAATTTATTACCTGGACGGTGGACGAGGCCATGAAGAGGaatcaagagtctatgtttgcTGAAGGACAAGCCACTCGCCAAGAGCGAGAGGAGAATGCTGATGGTCATCAGAGCAGGGTTGAAGAGACGCAACCCCTCTAAGGTGAGGAGAATCCCGAGATAGAGGAGATGTGGAAGGAGATAAGAATGTTGAGACAACAATTGGGAAACAGAGCTCCAGTGTCCAAGAAGGAGAGTCATTTTTCCCCCGCCATTTTGGAGGAAGGGCTTCCTCCAAGTTTCCGACAATCAaatgtgggagagtacgatggTCGTACTGACCCAGAAGAACATTTGGGAAAGTTTGAGAACACAGCTCTGTTGCATCAGTATTCAGATGGAGTTAAGTGTAaggtgtttctgggcacgttggtgaggtcagcccagcaatggtttaataccTTGCAGCCCAACTCTCTACGATCTTTCGAGGATTTTTTCGCTGCTTTCTTGCACAGATTCGCTAGTAGCAAGAGGCACCAaagaaattatttgagcttGTTTGTGATGAAGCAGCAAGAAACTGAAACTCTGCGAGAATTTATCCGGCGTTTCAACGATGCAGCGCTGGATATACCAGATGCttcccctgacatcatgataagtgcctttaccCAAAGACTTAGAGGAGGAGAGTTCTTTAAATCGTTAGTGAAGAAACCTCCATCAagttatgatgatatgttatctcgggcggaaaaatatataaatcttGAAGATGCCCAGCGGCAGAAGAGGATGAAGCAGCGTCCTGggggaagtagagttgagggagcagAAAGAGGAGGTAGCAAGAGAGGCACGGGCGAGAGGGAGGATGATAAGGCTAGGGGCAGAGGACAATTCCCATCACATGTTCCCCTGGATAGGAGTCGGGacaaggtgatggaggtgagggagcccgcgggAAGG is a window encoding:
- the LOC142526065 gene encoding uncharacterized protein LOC142526065; the encoded protein is MWKEIRMLRQQLGNRAPVSKKESHFSPAILEEGLPPSFRQSNVGEYDGRTDPEEHLGKFENTALLHQYSDGVKCKVFLGTLVRSAQQWFNTLQPNSLRSFEDFFAAFLHRFASSKRHQRNYLSLFVMKQQETETLREFIRRFNDAALDIPDASPDIMISAFTQRLRGGEFFKSLVKKPPSSYDDMLSRAEKYINLEDAQRQKRMKQRPGGSRVEGAERGGSKRGTGEREDDKARGRGQFPSHVPLDRSRDKVMEVREPAGR